One window of the Misgurnus anguillicaudatus chromosome 8, ASM2758022v2, whole genome shotgun sequence genome contains the following:
- the opa1 gene encoding dynamin-like GTPase OPA1, mitochondrial isoform X1, which yields MLRAGSIVTCMACRNLLPSRMGVKFRVPLQKLHPLSRAIHHRYNANSNPQRPPHCSAARHYTSLSRLPMRPPKSRSGGHGYQQHRTFWVARLAARLLKLRYIVLGSAVGGGYTAKKTYDEWKDMFPDMSQYTWIVPDFVWELSENIDLAKLASALPEMEEIAKLLPDMEKIGENFTFLKSLLSSGLGSEVNGASGLLLLLETTGESALRAPDIPPTSASMSDSSDKQFKKQGLLSELILIQQQIQQHEEEMRRAAAASNNAPPPPREPRPSPAPNPSQPKHKSSDKEKVDQLQEELLRTQLKYQRMLERLEKENKELRKVVLQKDDKGIHQRKVKKSLIDLYSEVLDILSDYDSNYNTQDHLPRVVVVGDQSAGKTSVLEMIAQARIFPRGSGEMMTRSPVKVTLSEGAHHVAMFKDSSREFDLGKEEDLAALRHEIEIRMRKSVKEGQTVSPETISLSVKGPGIQRMVLVDLPGVISTVTTGMAADTKDTIFSMSRAYMQNPNAIILCIQDGSVDAERSIVTDLVSQMDPQGKRTIFVLTKVDLAEKNLASPSRIQQIVEGKLFPMKALGYFAVVTGKGSTNESIDSIKDYEEDFFQNSRLLRDGMLKAHQVTTKNLSLAVSDCFWKMVRESVEQQADAFKASRFNLETEWKNNYPRLRELDRNELFEKAKNEILDEVISLSQVTPKHWEAILQKKLWERVSTHVIENIYLPAAQTMNSGTFNTTVDIKLKQWTDKQLPHKALEVAWETLQEEFARFMAEYKGKDQDDIFDKLKEAVKEESIKRHKWNERAMDSLRVIQHNALEDRSITDKPQWDAAIQFMEETLQSRLKDTESVIEDMVGPDWKQRWLRWTNRTAEQHIRNETKNELERLLKLHDDHTAYLANDEVTTVRKNLEARGVEVDPVLIKDTWHQLYRRHFLQKSLLHCNLCRRGFYYYQRHFVDSELECNDVVLFWRIQRMLAITANTLRQQLTNTEVRRLEKNVKEVLEDFGEDTEKKVQLITGRRVQLAEDLKKVREIQEKLEAFIEALHKDK from the exons ATGTTACGAGCCGGAAGTATAGTGACCTG CATGGCCTGCAGGAATCTGCTTCCTTCCAGAATGGGAGTAAAGTTTCGAGTACCGCTGCAGAAACTGCACCCACTCTCCCGTGCCATCCACCATCGCTACAACGCAAACAGCAATCCACAGAGACCACCCCACTGCTCGGCAGCTCGACATTACACATCTCTCTCTAGACTCCCCATGCGCCCTCCGAAATCCCGGTCAGGGGGCCACGGCTATCAACAGCATCGGACCTTCTGGGTGGCCCGTCTTGCTGCCAGACTGCTGAAATTGAGGTACATCGTGCTGGGCTCGGCAGTTGGAGGTGGATATACAGCAAAAAAG ACGTATGATGAGTGGAAGGACATGTTTCCTGACATGAGCCAATACACATGGATTGTGCCAGACTTTGTTTGGGAGCTGAGTGAAAATATTGACTTGG CCAAGCTTGCCAGTGCTTTGCCTGAAATGGAAGAGATTGCCAAACTTCTGCCCGACATGGAAAAGATTGGCGAGAACTTTACCTTCCTGAAAAGTCTTCTCTCCAGTG GTTTGGGTAGTGAAGTCAATGGAGCTTCTGGTCTGCTTCTGTTATTAG AAACCACAGGTGAATCGGCCCTGAGAGCACCAGATATTCCACCAACATCTGCATCTATGTCTGACAGCAGTGATAAACAGTTCAAAAAG CAGGGGCTGCTCAGCGAGCTCATTCTCATTCAGCAGCAGATCCAGCAGCACGAGGAGGAGATGCGGCGGGCGGCGGCAGCATCCAATAATGCTCCGCCTCCGCCGCGTGAACCCCGCCCCAGCCCGGCCCCGAACCCCTCGCAACCCAAACATAAG TCATCTGATAAAGAAAAAGTTGACCAGCTTCAAGAAGAACTTCTTCGAACTCAG TTGAAGTATCAACGAATGCTGGAACGTTTGGAGAAGGAAAATAAGGAACTGAGAAAAGTCGTACTGCAGAAAGATGACAAGGGCATTcaccaacgaaaagtcaag AAGTCTTTAATTGATTTGTACTCTGAGGTCCTGGACATCCTTTCGGATTATGATTCCAACTACAATACCCAAGATCACCTGCCACGA gttgtggtagttggagacCAGAGTGCAGGAAAGACCAGCGTGTTAGAGATGATCGCTCAAGCCAGGATCTTTCCCAGAGGCTCTGGAGAGATGATGACTAGGTCTCCTGTCAAG GTGACGCTAAGTGAAGGAGCTCACCATGTAGCAATGTTCAAAGACAGCTCCCGTGAGTTTGACCTTGGGAAAGAGGAGGAT CTGGCAGCCCTGAGGCATGAGATCGAGATCAGGATGAGGAAGAGCGTGAAGGAGGGGCAGACGGTCAGCCCAGAG ACTATCTCTTTAAGTGTTAAAGGCCCGGGAATCCAGAGAATGGTGCTGGTTGACTTGCCCGGAGTCATCAGT ACTGTGACAACAGGAATGGCCGCTGACACAAAGGACACGATTTTCAGCATGAGCAGAGCTTACATGCAGAATCCAAATGCCATCATTCTCTGCATTCAGGATG GCTCAGTAGATGCCGAGCGTAGTATAGTCACAGATCTGGTCAGTCAAATGGACCCTCAGGGCAAAAGGACCATCTTCGTTCTCACCAAGGTTGACCTGGCAGAAAAGAACCTGGCCAGTCCAAGCAGA ATCCAGCAAATAGTTGAAGGAAAATTATTCCCAATGAAGGCATTAGGCTACTTCGCTGTAGTAACTGGCAAAG GCAGTACTAATGAGAGCATAGACTCGATAAAGGACTATGAAGAGGACTTCTTCCAGAACTCAAGACTGCTGAG AGATGGCATGTTGAAAGCTCATCAGGTGACCACGAAGAACCTGAGTCTTGCTGTGTCCGACTGCTTCTGGAAGATGGTCAGAGAGTCAGTGGAACAACAAGCTGATGCCTTCAAAG CATCCCGATTTAATCTGGAGACTGAATGGAAGAACAACTACCCTCGCTTACGAGAGCTTGATAGG AACGAGCTCTTTGAAAAGGCCAAAAACGAGATCTTGGATGAGGTGATCAGCTTGAGTCAGGTTACACCAAAACACTG GGAAGCCATCTTGCAGAAGAAGCTTTGGGAGAGGGTCTCAACGCATGTTATCGAGAACATATACCTGCCTGCTGCCCAGACCATGAACTCAGGCACCTTCAACACCACTGTAGACATCAAACTCAAACAATGGACTGATAAACAACTTCCTCATAAAGCACTAGAG GTTGCATGGGAGACGTTGCAGGAAGAGTTTGCCCGCTTTATGGCAGAATACAAAGGGAAAGACCAGGATGACATCTTTGATAAGCTTAAGGAAGCTGTTAAGGAGGAGAGCATCAAACGGCACAAGTGGAACGAAAGAGCAATGGATAGCTTG AGAGTGATTCAACACAATGCTCTGGAGGATCGCTCTATCACAGACAAGCCTCAGTGGGATGCTGCTATTCAGTTCATGGAGGAAACGCTACAGTCTCGTCTAAAAGACA CTGAATCAGTAATAGAAGATATGGTGGGTCCAGACTGGAAGCAGCGGTGGTTAAGGTGGACGAATCGAACAGCAGAGCAG CACATTCGCAACGAAACTAAAAACGAGCTGGAGCGTCTGCTGAAGCTTCACGATGATCACACCGCCTACCTGGCCAACGACGAGGTCACCACAGTGCGTAAAAACCTTGAGGCCCGAGGGGTGGAGGTGGACCCCGTTCTG ATCAAGGACACGTGGCACCAGCTTTATCGACGTCACTTCCTGCAAAAGTCTTTGCTTCATTGTAACCTCTGCCGGCGAGGCTTCTACTACTACCAGAGGCACTTTGTAGACTCTGAG CTGGAGTGTAATGACGTAGTTCTGTTCTGGAGGATCCAGAGGATGTTGGCCATCACAGCCAATACTCTTCGACAACAACTCACCAATACAGAGG TTCGCAGACTTGAGAAGAACGTTAAAGAAGTGTTGGAGGACTTCGGTGAGGATACCGAAAAGAAAGTCCAGCTGATCACAGGCAGGAGGGTTCAGCTGGCAGAAGACCTCA